A region of the Acidobacteriota bacterium genome:
CGGGCGCACGACAATGGGGCGTTTTTTCTTTGGCAGCGTCTCGCAAAAAATTGTGCACACGGCGCATTGCCCGGTGCGGATTGCGCGGGGCCGGGTCGAGGAACCAGGGCAGCCCTTGCGCCTGTTGGTCGGCCTGGATGGTTCGCCCAGCGCGGCGGCGGCGGTCGAGACCATGCTCAAACGGCGCTGGCCCGCACAAACAGAAGTGAAAGTGGTGACGGCGTTATGGACGTTGCCGCCGAACATGACTGCGCAAACCATCGGGCCTGTGACGCAATGGGTGCTATCTGAAAACGCGCGCGTCCATGATGCGGTGAAAACGGCGGTCGAACGCTTCCAGGCGGCGGGTTTGAAGGCCGAAGCCGTCTTCAAAGACACGGTGCCGCAGAAGCTTTTGTTTGAAGAAGCGGAAACCTGGGATGCCGATTGCATTTTTGTCGGCGCACACGGCATGAATGCCGTTGAGCGTTTCATGATTGGCAGCGTGTCTTCGGCGGTTGCGGCGCGGGCGCATTGTTCGGTGGAAGTAGTACGGTGAGACTTGAACCTGGGTACGCAGCGCTTCCAGCGTGCAGGCTTGGCATAGATTCCTTCCAGCGGGAATGCGTCTTGTACCAGCCTGCACGCTGGAAGCGCTGCGTACCCAGGTGTGTTGCGCCTTCCAATCGGCTACAGCACAAAGCGCCGAATCCGTTCATCCGTCGAATCCCAAAAAAGTTCATCCTCCTGGTTGAAGATGATCTGCCCTTCATTCAGCAACAGTATGCGCGTGTTGGTGAGACAAAAATCGTCGGCCTCGGCGCGCAACTCCGGTTCGGCGTGCGGCGGGGTTTCGTAATAGTGCGAGCAAAGGTAGCGCACTTCGTCCAGATTTTGCGTGACGTAAAGCGAACTCACGCCGACGACATCGCGTTGGCGCAGGACTTCGCGCATGATGCGGCGGCTAATGATGGGATCGAGGCCGGAGCAGGGCGAGTCATAAAACATAATCGGCGGCGCACCGGCCAAGGCCCTAGCCAAGGCTGCGCGTCGGCTCATGCCGCCCGATAGTTCTTCAGGTTGCAAATCGTAAGCATCCTCCAGGCCGACAATTTGCAAGACACGGCGCACTTCGGCCTCGGTTTGGTCGGAATCAAAGCCCAGCAGCGGCAAACGATAGGCGATGTTTTCGGCGACCGACATATCGAACAGCGCATCCGTCTGTAACACGACGCCTGCCGTTTGCCGCAGTTCCAACAATTCTTCCTCCGGCAAAGCGGAGATTTCGATGCCGTTGAGCCAGACTTCCCCGGCGTCGGGCTTGAGCAAGCCGATGGCCAGGCGTATGAGCGTGGATTTGCCGCAGTTGGACGGGCCTAAGACGATGCGCATTTGACCGCGCGGAACGACAAAGCTGATACCATCCAACAGCGGCTTTTCATCGAACGCGATGGAAACCTGGCGAAATTCAAGCGCCGGTGTGAAGGTGGTGGTCATCGGCTTTCTTCTTTGCAGCGCCCCGCCAGCCGGGTGATCAGCGCGCCGGTCAACGTGCCAATGCCGAAGCCGAGGCCCAGCGTAATGGCCAAGACGCCCCAGGGATTCTGCCTGAGATTTTGTTTGACGCGATAGGCCGTGTCATCCACCAAATCTTCGGCGGCATAACGCGTGCGTTTCAGCGCGCGTTTGGCTTCGAGCATGCCATCTTCCCAACCGTGCTCCAGTTTGTGTGCAAGGTTCTGTTTCATGCGTTCGGCTTCAACGCCCAACTCAAGGGCCTTGCCGCCGGTTTTCAAGGTTTTTTTGATCAATTCAGTTTGCATAATCAACTCCTGTTCGTGCGTCGCGCGCCTTGTAGCGGGATTACTACAATTTACGTTCTCTACCTCGCGGGCACGCTCCACATTTGTGCAAGCACGATGCCAATCTAAAAGGCGCAGCCTGTTGCTGGAACAAGAACCGCACCGTGGAAAAACACGCGCCGCCTTGCGGATTCCCGCGCGCTTATGCAGGATGCAGCCGGTCACAGGCTGCTACGGTACCGCGCGCGTGAGCAAGCGGCGCCTGGTAATCACACCCACGCGCAACAGATGGCGGTTCCGCTTGCTCACGCGCGCGGTACCGCTGCAATGCCCGCCATCTTTATGGTTCCGAGAGCAGGCTTCTGTCAACGTTGGCGAGAAAGTAGATGACGAATTCAATGTCGCACCACACGCCCTCTCCCCAGATCGAATTCCGCGACGTGTCGCTGGCTTTTGGCCGCAAGGTCGTGCTGGATGGCGTCAATTTCAAGGTCATGCCGGGTGAAATGAAAGTGGTGCTGGGCCAGTCCGGGTCGGGCAAGTCCACGATTTTGCGTTTGGTGCTCGGCCTCTTAAAGCCGGATGGCGGGCAAATCTTCATCAACGGCACTGAGATTTCCCATCTGGAAGACGAAGAACTCAATCAAGTGCGGAGAAAGATGAGCATCGTGTTTCAGGAAGGCGCGCTGTTTGACAGCTTGAGCGTTTACGAAAACATCGCTTACCGTCCGCGCGAATTGGGTTGGCCGGAGGCCGAGATTGACGCGCGCGTGCAACGCGTCCTGGCCTTCGCCAGTTTGAATGAAGTCGCGGATCTGTTGCCGAACGCTTTGTCTGGCGGCACGCGGCGGATGGTGGCGATTTGCCGTGCGATCGTGGATCAGCCCGAAATTATCCTGTTCGACGAACCCACTGTCGGCCTCGATCCGCCAACCGCGCACAAACTGTGCGAAGCGGCGATCCGGTTGCGCGATCTGGATGAAGTGACCTCGATGTTCGTCACCCACAAACTGGCTGACGTGCGTTATTTGTCCTCGAATTATGCCGTTAAAACGGTCGCTGACCGCGCGGAGTTGCGGCCCGAAAATGACACGCTTTGCCTAGTCAATACGAAGTTTTTGGTATTGCACGAAGGGAAAGCCGTTTTTGACGGCGCTGATGAAGCGTTGTGGGCATCGGAAGACCCGTTCCTGCGTGAGTTCACGACGCGCGACGAATAAAGCGGCCTCAACCAGCAGCCTGCTTTTTAGGACTTACGCAGAACGCGAGCGAGATTGCCACAGAGGCACAGAGACACAGAGCTTTTTTACAGTGTTGGTGGAGTTCTCTGTTTTCCTCTGTGTCTCTGTGGCAAATCTTTGCGTAAGTCCTGTTTTGTTATTTGCTTATCCTTGCGAGAGAGAGAATGTTACTTCTATGGCGAAGCTCAAACCGAAAAAGGTAGAAACCGAATCAGCAAGCACCGCGCCGCCTGAACCTCCGGTAACAGCAGCTACTGACCGGCGATTTTGGCTTTGTTCGGCGCTCGGCCTGGTCGCCTTTTTTGTTATTTACCTGTTACGGCTGGATCGTATAGTTGGTATGTTTATTGATGATGCCTGGTATGCTTTGTTGGCAAAAGCGCTGGCGACCGGGCAGGGGTACACACTGATTAATTCGCCCACGCCGGGTATCTTGCCGCTTTACCCACCCGCCTATCCGTTCCTGTTGGCAATCTTTTTTAAGCTGTGGCCGCAATTTCCGAATAACATCTTTTTACTCAAAGCGGTTTCCATCGCGGCGATGTTACTCACAGGTGCGGCGACTTATGTTTACCTCGAACGTTATCGGCAGTGGCGACGTTGGACGGCTTTGTTGACGGCCCTGGTGACGGCGCTCAGTCCCGGCCTGGCCTTCATGGCGACTTCGTCGTTGCTGTCGGAATGTGTGTTTGCCGCCGCGCAAATGCTGGCGCTGGTGGCGGTCGAGGAATGCGTGCGGCGGCGTGAGGGTGAACGGTTCGCGCTCTTTGCCTTGCTCGCGGGATTGGCCTGTAGCGCGGCCTTTTTGACGCGTTCGATGGCCATCGGAATCGTGATTGCGGCGTTACTTTATCTGGCGAAGGAGAAACTGTTTAAGACGGCGCTGGTATTCGCCGCCACGGTGGCGGTCATGCTGGGAAGCTGGACGCTGTACACGCAAAGCCGCAAGCCCACCGCCGCGCAACGCGCCGAAGTGAACAATTACATCGTGCGCCCTTACGCTGAACAGTTCTGGGATCGCCTGGCGGGCCACGAAGCGGCGGGGCGGATTACGCTGGGCGAGTTGCCGGAACGATTTTGGAGTAACATCGGCAGCATTTTAAGTAACGATGCGGGCGGCATCTTACTGCCCGCGCTCTTTCCTGCCTTAAATCAGGGCTTAGCTGAGCGCGGCAGCGAGTTGCAATGGACGCTCTCGTTCTTTGCCGGCGTGTTGGTGGTGGCCGGTTATATTATGGTGGCGAAAGAAAGCCTGACGATGGCTGAATTGGCGTTACCCTTTTCACTGGCAATCATCCTGGCCTGGCCCTTCCCGCCGTACCGGTTTTTGTTACCCTCGCTGCCGCTTTTGTTATTTTATTTTTTACAAGGCACAAAACTATTCTGGTTTTTGCATCGGCGGCTGAGTGATGAAAAAGAAACAAGCACATACTGGGGTGTGTTAAACGGATTTGCCGTGCTGTTACTCTTGCTTTGCTTGATCGGCAACGGCAGTTATCTGGCGCGCAAATTTGCTGACACTCCGGCGGAACGTCCGCGTTATCTGCGTATCTTTGAGGAACAAACCGCCCTGCTGAAATGGACTGCCGAGAACGTACCGAAAACCGACACCGTCGTGACGCAAAATCCCGGTCTGGTACATCTGTTGACCGGCAACCGGACGACGACGTTTGATAATCCGGAACAGCATTGGGCCAATTGGAATCAACTGGGTGTGCGTTACTTCGTGCAACTCTCACCGACCCGGTTGCCGGAACCGATCGGGCCGGAGCGCCAATATCGCGTGGCCCATCGTACCGGTGGAGAGTTGAACTTGCGCGTGCTGGATTTGGGCCAGCCCAACAACAGGTCAGCCTGGGGCGCAGGGCTGTCCAATATCAATCTCAATGGCGTCCTGGGCCGATAAATTAATCCAGGTGGAGGGCTTTCCAGGGGGCTGGCGCGCAGCGCTCTTTCGTGCGATAACAAGCACTCCAAAGCGGAATTTCCCCACAAGAATTTATTCTCATGAATCGCGCACGGCATACGCCAAAAGTTTTTGCCTTCGGATTGGCCCTGTTGCTGTGCTGCAATGTGGTTTGCGGCACGCAGGAAAAGATCACGGCACGCGGTCGTCAGTCAGCGGCGGCGGTCGGATTGAGCTACCCCAACGGGCTGGCCCTGAATGCGCAGGGTGAATTGTTCATTTCGGATATTGGCGCGCATTGCATTTTCAAGCTCGACCGGCGGCGGCAATTAACGCTTGTGGCGGGCACCGGGACGGCTGGGTTCAGCGGCGATGGTGGCCCGGCGCTGCGGGCGCAGTTGCGCAGCCCGCACGATCTGTTGTTTGATATGGCGGGGAATCTGCTGATTGCCGATACGGGCAACCAGCGCATTCGCCGCATTGACCGGCGCGGGGTCATCACCACTCTGGCGGGCGATGGAAAAGCGTTGCAATCCAATTACAACGGTGCGCCGCCGCCGCTTTCGCTCAATAATCCGCAGGGGTTGGCGTTGGCGCGCGATGGCGGTTTGCTGATTGCCGATACGTATAACCATGTGGTGCGGCGTCTGGATCAACAGGGGAAACTGACGGTGTTGGCCGGTTCGGTGGCGGGCTATGGCGGCGACGGCGGCCCCGCCGAAAAGGCGCAGTTGAATCTGCCGATGGCCGTGGCGGTGGGCCTGGACGGCAGTGTTTATATCAGCGATGCTGGCAATAGCCGCTTAAGACGCATAGCGGTGGATGGCCGCATCGCCACAATT
Encoded here:
- a CDS encoding ATP-binding cassette domain-containing protein; protein product: MTTTFTPALEFRQVSIAFDEKPLLDGISFVVPRGQMRIVLGPSNCGKSTLIRLAIGLLKPDAGEVWLNGIEISALPEEELLELRQTAGVVLQTDALFDMSVAENIAYRLPLLGFDSDQTEAEVRRVLQIVGLEDAYDLQPEELSGGMSRRAALARALAGAPPIMFYDSPCSGLDPIISRRIMREVLRQRDVVGVSSLYVTQNLDEVRYLCSHYYETPPHAEPELRAEADDFCLTNTRILLLNEGQIIFNQEDELFWDSTDERIRRFVL
- a CDS encoding ATP-binding cassette domain-containing protein — encoded protein: MTNSMSHHTPSPQIEFRDVSLAFGRKVVLDGVNFKVMPGEMKVVLGQSGSGKSTILRLVLGLLKPDGGQIFINGTEISHLEDEELNQVRRKMSIVFQEGALFDSLSVYENIAYRPRELGWPEAEIDARVQRVLAFASLNEVADLLPNALSGGTRRMVAICRAIVDQPEIILFDEPTVGLDPPTAHKLCEAAIRLRDLDEVTSMFVTHKLADVRYLSSNYAVKTVADRAELRPENDTLCLVNTKFLVLHEGKAVFDGADEALWASEDPFLREFTTRDE
- a CDS encoding universal stress protein, encoding MKVVFGYDGSECAERALDDLQKAGLPAGTEVCVLAVIEHWLPPPSTLEMVEHLDYNQEFLSLAKRAAMRLRELHPTWQVKAETAAGSPATMLRQKAQDWGADLIVVGSHGRTTMGRFFFGSVSQKIVHTAHCPVRIARGRVEEPGQPLRLLVGLDGSPSAAAAVETMLKRRWPAQTEVKVVTALWTLPPNMTAQTIGPVTQWVLSENARVHDAVKTAVERFQAAGLKAEAVFKDTVPQKLLFEEAETWDADCIFVGAHGMNAVERFMIGSVSSAVAARAHCSVEVVR